A single genomic interval of Bacillus sp. es.036 harbors:
- a CDS encoding Ger(x)C family spore germination protein codes for MKRKYRIDSIFNISTLLVILMLLTSCSDIKEVQKLNYATAIGIDYFDDQYHCYIQMVGLNSIAKTEGSGENEPQVWVSEATGKTFNDALFDVYNTAQERIIWSHVSSIVLGEGAVKEGFETIFDGMIRYNEFRLTPWVFGTQTDMKELLSTVGFYNQAALDTLLHNPTSIYEQSSLIKPVKLQRLAREYYEPTFTTYVPSVTINSNQWKKNMQDDPKIAYDGAFFFTKDQYKGFFDLGDLSGLRWITPETDRTSILISSEGQSQYLIVIDDVSLKKEIKKSNQITQFDLKMDVKGYLTNRNEGTDKSISEITNRTAEKIEKEIEELFILGRENNTDFLELEYNLYHREYKDWKRMIKENYSIVNKKSIQDIQVNVKLNHTGELKNRKIDDRN; via the coding sequence TTGAAGCGAAAATATAGGATTGATTCTATATTTAACATATCTACTTTGTTAGTCATTTTAATGTTGCTTACGAGCTGTTCAGACATAAAAGAGGTTCAAAAATTAAACTATGCTACTGCCATTGGTATTGATTATTTTGATGATCAATATCACTGTTATATTCAGATGGTGGGTTTAAACAGCATTGCAAAAACAGAAGGTAGTGGAGAGAATGAACCACAGGTATGGGTTTCAGAAGCAACTGGTAAGACTTTCAATGATGCCTTATTCGATGTTTATAATACGGCTCAGGAGCGAATTATATGGTCCCATGTAAGTTCTATTGTTTTAGGTGAAGGGGCAGTGAAAGAAGGTTTTGAAACCATATTCGATGGAATGATTCGATATAACGAGTTTAGGTTAACACCCTGGGTTTTTGGAACTCAAACTGATATGAAAGAGCTTTTATCAACAGTTGGTTTTTATAATCAAGCCGCTCTCGACACATTATTACACAACCCTACAAGTATATATGAGCAAAGTTCATTAATTAAGCCAGTTAAATTGCAAAGGTTAGCAAGAGAATACTACGAACCAACTTTCACCACTTATGTCCCCTCAGTGACGATCAATTCAAACCAATGGAAAAAAAACATGCAGGATGATCCGAAAATAGCTTATGATGGGGCATTTTTTTTTACAAAGGATCAATACAAAGGTTTTTTTGATTTGGGAGATTTAAGTGGCTTGCGTTGGATTACGCCTGAAACGGATCGTACTTCAATTCTCATATCATCAGAGGGCCAATCACAATACTTAATTGTGATTGACGATGTCTCATTGAAAAAAGAAATAAAAAAATCAAATCAAATAACGCAATTTGATTTGAAGATGGACGTCAAAGGTTATCTAACAAATCGGAACGAAGGCACTGATAAGAGTATTTCCGAAATAACAAATCGCACCGCAGAAAAAATTGAGAAGGAAATAGAAGAGTTATTTATATTAGGACGTGAAAACAATACGGACTTTTTAGAACTGGAGTATAACTTGTACCATAGAGAGTACAAGGATTGGAAAAGGATGATTAAGGAAAATTATTCTATTGTAAATAAAAAATCGATACAAGACATACAAGTGAATGTGAAGCTAAATCATACAGGCGAGCTTAAGAACAGAAAGATCGATGATAGGAACTAG
- a CDS encoding spore germination protein, translating into MKCTSKEKLLEELNNMLSDGKLKLADIKVFFSDYADVQFLPNKHNPSIGAFYCEGMVDTVQLNDYLNLIFDNMDKSKMLRRNGEEDDLPPTHYLSQMNKVVESLFSGYLLIYKEGRGSIHGVDIAKIPQRPPSESNAEVSLKGPKDGFTEEIHTNISLIRKRIKTPDLYNESFVLGSISKTKVSLLYLKNKANMEMITEARHRLSSFEGECVISSGQLEQWISDRTFSLFPLYDSISRPDFTIECLFRGRFIIIVDGSPMVLIGPINLFELIKSPEDVHFPYHIIAFQRIFRFIGLIIAVFLPGFWIAIASVNIDQIPFTLLATVVEGRKGLPLPITFEFIFILGLFELLKEAGIRMPKAVGQTVAIVGGLVIGDASIRAGLASPTLLVVVAITAVASYTLVNQSLSGTVSILRIYILLVSSYLGVYGFVLSAISIVVYLSKLESFKMAYLEPLASLSFNQFLSALLINPFKRRDLSTSMFKKGRGKI; encoded by the coding sequence ATGAAATGTACGTCAAAGGAAAAGTTATTAGAGGAATTGAACAATATGTTATCTGATGGGAAACTAAAATTGGCAGATATAAAAGTATTTTTTTCGGATTATGCGGATGTTCAATTTCTTCCCAATAAACATAATCCAAGCATTGGTGCTTTTTATTGTGAAGGTATGGTAGATACAGTTCAATTAAATGACTACTTAAACCTCATTTTTGATAATATGGATAAATCCAAAATGCTTAGACGTAACGGCGAGGAAGACGATTTGCCTCCTACACACTACTTGAGTCAAATGAACAAGGTTGTGGAAAGTCTATTCTCAGGCTATCTCCTTATTTATAAAGAAGGAAGAGGATCAATTCATGGGGTTGATATAGCGAAGATACCACAAAGACCTCCCTCTGAATCAAATGCTGAAGTGTCATTAAAGGGCCCAAAAGATGGATTTACAGAAGAAATCCATACAAATATCTCCTTAATTAGGAAGCGCATTAAAACACCAGACTTATACAATGAATCTTTTGTGTTAGGTAGCATCAGCAAGACAAAAGTCTCTTTATTATATCTGAAGAACAAAGCAAACATGGAAATGATTACTGAGGCTCGTCATCGACTCTCCTCTTTCGAAGGAGAATGTGTTATTAGCAGTGGTCAACTTGAACAATGGATTTCAGATCGAACTTTCTCTTTATTCCCACTTTATGACAGCATATCACGTCCAGACTTTACGATTGAATGTCTGTTTCGAGGAAGATTTATTATCATTGTTGATGGTTCACCAATGGTTCTGATCGGTCCTATTAATTTATTTGAGTTAATTAAATCTCCAGAAGATGTCCATTTTCCTTATCATATTATCGCATTCCAAAGGATTTTTAGATTTATCGGACTTATCATTGCGGTTTTTCTACCGGGATTTTGGATCGCTATTGCTTCGGTTAATATTGATCAAATTCCTTTTACATTATTAGCAACGGTTGTTGAAGGACGAAAAGGATTACCGCTTCCAATTACATTTGAATTTATTTTCATTCTTGGACTATTTGAATTATTAAAAGAAGCTGGTATTAGAATGCCTAAGGCGGTAGGACAAACTGTCGCAATAGTTGGAGGACTAGTTATTGGAGATGCTTCAATACGGGCTGGGCTTGCTTCACCAACATTACTAGTTGTCGTTGCTATTACAGCCGTGGCTTCCTATACATTAGTTAATCAATCATTGTCGGGAACGGTAAGTATTTTAAGGATTTATATCCTCCTTGTATCTTCGTATTTAGGAGTTTATGGATTTGTCCTTAGTGCGATCAGTATTGTTGTTTATCTATCCAAATTAGAATCTTTCAAAATGGCTTACCTTGAACCTCTTGCTTCGCTAAGTTTCAATCAGTTTCTGTCTGCTCTTCTCATTAATCCATTTAAACGCAGGGATCTAAGTACTTCTATGTTTAAAAAAGGGAGAGGAAAGATTTGA
- a CDS encoding endospore germination permease: MDFSRLQISILLILFLGISNHVILLPHLLEVAKRDAWVCAIIAYFILIIWVLALSFITNRMNHQKLYIWLKGRTSKYISEIISFSFLIYIVVIGVVSFSDLVNTVKIYFLPQTPMWAIIAPFIILCICAAYSSLKTLVYVSIILLPLVWGLGHFVAIATIHVKDYSLLFPIYTNGNGTLINGTIIVLAGNIDLLIILLLQHRINKSFSFLNLVVLMSLLVGLVIGPTMGAIASFGPHVAATFRFPAFEQWRLVALGDQISHLDFLAVFQLLSGAFIRVSLCIYLFFDILIRPTKKIKWGMIISYSTILIIFALLPGSDHWMQIVIGKYFYPGTLVFGLFVTITLFVISILPFKKGRATI; encoded by the coding sequence ATGGACTTTTCAAGATTGCAAATTTCTATTCTCTTGATTTTGTTTTTGGGAATATCAAACCATGTTATTTTATTACCTCATCTTTTAGAGGTCGCGAAACGTGATGCGTGGGTATGTGCTATTATAGCCTACTTTATTTTAATTATTTGGGTTTTGGCATTGAGCTTTATTACAAACAGAATGAATCATCAGAAATTATACATCTGGTTGAAAGGTAGAACTTCAAAATACATATCAGAAATCATATCTTTCTCATTTCTAATCTATATTGTGGTGATCGGCGTCGTTTCATTTAGTGACCTTGTTAATACGGTGAAAATCTACTTTCTACCTCAAACACCAATGTGGGCAATTATTGCCCCTTTTATTATTCTTTGTATATGCGCAGCTTACTCAAGTTTGAAAACGTTAGTATATGTATCAATTATACTGCTTCCTTTAGTATGGGGGCTGGGGCATTTTGTAGCGATTGCTACAATTCATGTTAAAGACTATTCCCTCTTATTTCCCATTTATACGAATGGTAATGGAACTTTAATTAACGGAACGATCATTGTACTTGCTGGTAATATCGATTTGTTAATTATTTTATTGTTACAGCATCGTATCAATAAATCATTCAGTTTTCTTAATCTTGTTGTTCTAATGAGCCTTTTAGTTGGTCTTGTTATCGGTCCGACAATGGGAGCGATTGCGTCATTTGGACCACACGTTGCCGCTACATTTAGGTTTCCTGCCTTTGAACAATGGCGTCTTGTTGCATTAGGTGATCAAATTTCACATCTTGATTTCCTTGCTGTTTTTCAGTTGTTAAGTGGAGCATTTATTCGCGTGTCCTTATGTATTTATTTGTTTTTTGATATTTTGATTCGGCCAACGAAAAAAATAAAATGGGGAATGATTATAAGCTATTCCACTATATTAATTATTTTTGCGCTTCTTCCAGGAAGTGATCATTGGATGCAAATTGTTATTGGTAAATATTTTTATCCTGGAACATTAGTGTTTGGACTGTTCGTGACCATTACTCTGTTTGTCATCAGTATTTTACCATTTAAAAAAGGAAGGGCAACCATATGA
- the argH gene encoding argininosuccinate lyase, protein MNMRKEDFELEDGASFPGKTYVDELLKPIFKDQRDYLFEAMFMIHRAHTTMLKEQQIITDVEAKKILDGVNEVAKMEKKLLNYVPEYEDFFFLVEAEVAKLIGDDLAGKMHIAKSRNDMGEAMYRIVIRGHILDLLSNVRKLGSSLVSQAEEHVHTIMPAHTHTQPAQPTTFGHYLLAISDNLSRDVDRLWQAYHTVNHSPMGAAAITTTGFPISRERMVELLGFDEVMENSYDAIGTGDYLLETALTLVSLLTNMGRWIQELLRMASNEVGLLKVSDAYVQVSSIMPQKRNPVSLEHSRALASSAVGEGLSVIQMIHNTPYGDIVDTEDDLQPHLYNGFHKANRVTKLLTAVITTMKFNKERALKQAKTNMITITELADVLARDYDVPFRKAHQISSFVSRKANEAKKELYEVTISEVNEWIGDVQLTEDDWENICDPSKFIERRNITGGPNPQVVERMVRDREVRWEEFGEKVENYSTQLKSVKEELRNS, encoded by the coding sequence ATGAATATGAGAAAGGAAGATTTTGAGTTAGAAGATGGTGCTAGTTTTCCCGGGAAAACTTACGTAGACGAGCTCCTTAAGCCGATTTTTAAAGACCAGCGTGACTACTTATTTGAAGCGATGTTTATGATTCATCGCGCGCATACGACGATGCTGAAGGAACAACAAATTATCACTGATGTTGAGGCAAAGAAGATATTGGACGGCGTGAATGAAGTGGCAAAGATGGAGAAGAAGTTACTAAACTATGTCCCGGAATACGAAGATTTCTTTTTCCTTGTTGAAGCTGAAGTTGCGAAGTTAATTGGTGACGATTTAGCAGGCAAGATGCATATCGCGAAAAGTCGAAATGACATGGGTGAAGCGATGTATCGCATCGTGATTCGAGGTCATATACTCGACCTCTTAAGTAATGTAAGAAAGTTAGGAAGCTCGCTTGTTTCACAAGCTGAGGAGCATGTTCATACAATTATGCCTGCTCACACTCACACGCAACCGGCTCAACCAACTACGTTTGGTCACTATCTCCTCGCCATATCGGATAATCTATCAAGAGACGTGGACCGCTTGTGGCAAGCTTATCATACAGTCAATCATTCCCCGATGGGCGCAGCAGCCATTACAACGACTGGTTTTCCAATCAGTCGAGAACGAATGGTCGAGCTACTAGGGTTTGATGAGGTGATGGAGAATTCCTATGATGCGATTGGTACAGGAGACTATTTACTTGAAACAGCTCTTACATTAGTTAGTCTGTTGACAAACATGGGCAGGTGGATTCAAGAGCTTCTCCGCATGGCATCCAATGAAGTAGGCCTACTAAAAGTTTCTGACGCTTATGTGCAGGTGAGTAGCATTATGCCGCAAAAAAGAAACCCAGTATCATTGGAACATTCAAGAGCCCTCGCTAGCAGCGCAGTTGGCGAAGGACTAAGTGTCATTCAAATGATCCACAATACGCCTTATGGAGATATTGTGGATACTGAGGATGATTTGCAGCCACATCTATATAACGGGTTTCATAAAGCCAATCGCGTAACGAAGCTGTTAACAGCTGTGATTACGACGATGAAGTTTAACAAGGAACGAGCGCTCAAGCAAGCAAAAACAAACATGATTACAATCACTGAATTAGCTGACGTACTTGCTAGAGATTATGATGTGCCATTTAGAAAGGCTCACCAGATTTCCAGCTTCGTAAGTAGGAAAGCAAACGAGGCAAAGAAAGAGTTGTATGAAGTGACCATCTCAGAGGTGAATGAGTGGATTGGCGACGTGCAGCTTACAGAAGATGATTGGGAAAACATTTGTGACCCATCTAAGTTTATTGAGAGAAGAAACATCACAGGCGGACCGAATCCGCAAGTTGTTGAACGGATGGTGCGGGACCGTGAAGTGCGTTGGGAAGAGTTCGGTGAGAAGGTAGAAAATTATTCTACACAGCTCAAGTCTGTGAAAGAGGAATTAAGAAATTCATAA
- a CDS encoding DegV family protein, with translation MRRIILSTESGADVPGDLAEKYDIQVVPMHIIMDGKDYLDGSLPVQDIYDYYERTKKIPSTTSTNAHEYQEFFATIREKFPDCIIVHIGYTSKASSSFQNAVIAAEEFEDIFLIDALNVTGGLAAIVLYAAKFLQKEPDMEPERLVEKIEAIVPKSRLAFIPGSLDFLKAGGRVSNMASLIGALLKIKPCIELKDGKLMSTKKYRGKMSGASEKLLRDYLNEFNIDREQLYFIYSIGLDEKIKERMDEVAKENGFQNIRWIQAGGMISTHSGAGGFGIAGLEK, from the coding sequence ATGCGAAGGATTATCTTATCGACCGAAAGCGGCGCCGACGTACCGGGTGACTTGGCTGAAAAGTACGATATTCAAGTCGTTCCCATGCACATCATTATGGATGGTAAGGATTATTTAGACGGTTCATTGCCGGTCCAGGATATTTATGACTATTACGAACGCACGAAGAAAATCCCTTCTACTACCTCTACAAATGCTCATGAGTATCAAGAGTTTTTTGCGACTATAAGAGAGAAGTTCCCAGATTGCATCATTGTACATATTGGTTATACATCAAAAGCTTCTTCTTCTTTTCAAAATGCCGTCATTGCTGCGGAAGAATTTGAAGACATTTTTCTCATTGATGCATTGAACGTTACTGGAGGATTAGCTGCGATTGTGTTGTACGCAGCTAAGTTTCTACAAAAAGAACCGGACATGGAACCGGAGCGCTTAGTTGAAAAAATAGAGGCAATCGTTCCTAAATCAAGGCTCGCTTTCATCCCAGGCAGCCTTGATTTCCTTAAAGCGGGAGGACGGGTAAGCAATATGGCTTCCCTGATTGGAGCTCTGTTGAAAATAAAACCATGCATCGAGTTGAAGGATGGAAAGCTGATGTCTACAAAGAAGTACCGCGGGAAAATGAGTGGAGCTAGTGAAAAACTTTTGAGAGATTACTTAAACGAATTCAACATCGATAGAGAGCAGCTTTATTTTATTTATTCGATCGGACTCGATGAAAAAATTAAGGAGCGGATGGATGAGGTCGCCAAAGAAAATGGATTCCAGAATATACGTTGGATCCAAGCGGGCGGTATGATATCGACTCATTCTGGAGCCGGGGGCTTTGGTATTGCAGGGTTAGAGAAATAG